Below is a genomic region from Litorilinea aerophila.
TCCCTCCTGCGTTTCTTTGCGCCTTTGCACCTTTGCGCCTTTGCGTTTAAAAATGCCCTTTCTGCAGGGGAGTCATTGATCCATGGCCGGACACCAGCGCTTTGCGCCGGGAGTAAAAACGTAACAAGGCTACGCCGGCCAGCAGGAACAAGAGGCCTAGCAGCAGCGGGGCGTATGCGCCAAAGCCTGCGCCCGGCAGCAAAACGGCCTCTTCCGGCGCGGCCGGGTCGTAATAGACGGTGATGGCGCTGCCGGCTGTGTACGCGGCTGCGGCAGCCCGGGCTGCCTCCTCGCTGTCGTAGGTGCGGCCGGCGGCATTGCTGCCATGGCCCAGCGAGAAGCGCTTGCCTGTGTAGGTGTGACCCTCCACCGCATAGGTGTAGTGCACTTCGAAAAAATACTCCCGGTCGGGCATCGATCCCTGGCTGTTGCTGAGATTCCTGGTGACGCGCACGTTCTGGACGCGTCCCGTGACCGCCGGCCAGTCCCGGCTGGCATTGGCTTTTTGCAGGAAAACGAAACCGAAGGCCAGCAGCGTCGCGCTGATTGCCAATGACAGGGCGGCCGTTCCCAACAGCAGCCGCAGTTGGGAACGTGTTGGGATCTGTGAGGGTTGGGTCTTGTGCGTTTCCATTGTCCCTCGCACATGGTCAGGTGAGAAGCATGGCGCGCCCATCGCGCTCAGCCTCGGCCCGGGCCAGGCCCCTGCCGCCGGCGGCCAGAAGCACCCGTCCTGTCCACATGGTGATCACTCCTGGCCGGCCACGGCGGGCAGAGATTGCAGGTAGAGGAAGAGCGCGGTCAGGTCCTCCTCGGTCATCTGTCCGTAGCCCGGCCACGGCATGTAGGCCGGGTTCAGCGCCTTGCCCGCGGGCGTGACGCCGGTCTGCAGGGTGCGGACGAAGTCGGCGGCCGTCCAGGTCGCCAGGTCGCCGCCCGGGGTCAGGTTAGGGCCAGGGGGCGCGCCCGGCTCCGACGACCGGCCGCCGGCCAGGGCCGGGCCGTGGCAACTGCGGCAGTCGCTGATGTTGGCCACATATTCGCCGTAGGCAGCGTCCACCTGTTGGGGTGGCGCGACCGGCCGCGGGCCGTCGTGGTCGATCCGCTCGGCTGCCAGCACATTCAAGACGCCCGCGCCCACCAGCACCCGGCCGAGCAGGCCCAGCGTGCGCTCGCCCAGGTCGTTGTCCACCGGCGGCGCGCTGTGCAGATAGGCGATGACCGCGGCCAGGTCTTCGTCGCTGTAGTGCCAGAAGGCGTCCGAGGGCATGATCATCAGGGGCCGGCCATCCTGGCCGATGCCGTGACGGATGGCGAGGAGCAGGTCCTGGTCGGTGTAGGTGGCGCCGATCCCACCTGCGCCGCCGGTCAGGTTGGGCGCGGGGATGCGGCCCAGGGCCGGGTCCTCGAAGAAGGGGGTGCCGGCCAGGTTGCCGCCGTGGCAGCCGGCGCATCCCGTGGCCACGAGATATTGGCCCCTTTGCAGCGCGGCCCCATCCGCGGGCACGGCCACGGTTTCCGGTTGCACCCGATAGACTTTGTTCAGCCGGCTGTTGCCGAGCAGCACCAGCGTGGTGACG
It encodes:
- a CDS encoding c-type cytochrome, whose product is MGKRIKTLAIALAALLGLAAVAVTTLVLLGNSRLNKVYRVQPETVAVPADGAALQRGQYLVATGCAGCHGGNLAGTPFFEDPALGRIPAPNLTGGAGGIGATYTDQDLLLAIRHGIGQDGRPLMIMPSDAFWHYSDEDLAAVIAYLHSAPPVDNDLGERTLGLLGRVLVGAGVLNVLAAERIDHDGPRPVAPPQQVDAAYGEYVANISDCRSCHGPALAGGRSSEPGAPPGPNLTPGGDLATWTAADFVRTLQTGVTPAGKALNPAYMPWPGYGQMTEEDLTALFLYLQSLPAVAGQE
- a CDS encoding DUF3592 domain-containing protein translates to METHKTQPSQIPTRSQLRLLLGTAALSLAISATLLAFGFVFLQKANASRDWPAVTGRVQNVRVTRNLSNSQGSMPDREYFFEVHYTYAVEGHTYTGKRFSLGHGSNAAGRTYDSEEAARAAAAAYTAGSAITVYYDPAAPEEAVLLPGAGFGAYAPLLLGLLFLLAGVALLRFYSRRKALVSGHGSMTPLQKGHF